The genomic region TTGTGGGCATGGAGCGAGAAGGTGAGTTTGATTTCATGtgtgaagcatttttttttttttttttaaaagaagaaaagatcaTTTACATTCACCTCTTGCCATGTGTGCATTCATCTATCTGCACAAAATGGAAGCAGTGGCTTTACAGAATCAGAAAGGAATGTCATGTTTTCCGGTCGGACACTCGTCTGAACAATGGACTCTGATGTATTTCACAGACCGAGTCACTGTGTGCTCTCAGCACTTGTGGTGTAAagaggaaacagacagaaacTGAAGCACTTCTTCAgatgatgattttattttaacgtCTTCTTCACATATTGCTTTGAACTattgattgttttcattgttcCCCAACTGACAATTGTGTCATGAATATTCAACTATAGCCATTTGGTCAATAAAGTGTCCCAAGGTGGTGAAAAATGCCCATCACAACATCCAGCACTCCTAAACCCAAAGACCTTCACTTATGagaaaactatgacatttttgcttaAAAATTACTCAAATGTGAGGGTCAACATTTTGGGGAaatagaccctttcattgtatacaaacatcccagaaaatgtcacaacagGTAAGCGAAGAGCATGTATGTCCACGGTTCTCCACCgaataattctgaatatgttctttcGTTGCCAATTTAAGGACTGCAaacaatacctaaataaattaGTACTAGCTGACGGCACTAGCCTGCCTGACCCAGCTTCCATTACAGATTGGCTAGATGATATTAGCAAGTGgctattattttgttgttgttgttttgttttactgccATGTCTCTACAGCAGCCTGCATGGTCAAACCAGCCACAGCATGTTTTCAAACTTACTACACAAAACAATGACTGGACTGAGatggccactgtagttcccccGGCACACTTGGACTTCAGTGTGATTTTAAACAATTCCTCTCGACCCTTCGAACCTTCCCCTGACTGTTTTGCTTCATTCGCAGGGCGTCCTCTCCAACATCTCGTCCATCACAGATTTGGGGGGTTTCGACCCAGTCTGGCTCTTCCTTGTTGTCGGCGGTGTGATGTTCATCCTTGGATTTGCTGGTTGCATCGGAGCACTCCGAGAAAACTCCTTCCTGCTCAAGTTTGTACGTACACGTCCTCCTCGGTTTCATGATAGTGTTGGTTAAATTCACATCACTGacaatgtttgtgtatttttagttcTCCGTGTTCCTGGGTATTATCTTCTTCCTGGAGCTGACTGCAGGAGTCCTGGCCTTTGTCTTCAAAGACTGGATCAAGGACCAGCTCAACTTTTTTATTAACAACAACATTCGGGCGTACAGGGACGATATTGACCTGCAGAACCTGATAGACTTCACCCAGGAATATGTAAGCACGGCCTTGCTTAATCCAAAGTATTGTTTTCACTCCAGTGTGGCTCAGCGGTGGTTGCTGCTCTTTGagacaggggaagctcatttcaggtccaggtccaggtccttACTAATGAAACAGTACATATCTGACCaattattttatgacattttagaggaagcagagcttcccttgctgtctcaGAGCAGTCTTTGCTTAAATCTTGAGAGAATTGTGTTTATACAACACTGTAAGACATTATTGACACATGTGTGATGCTTTGTCGTCTTTGTAGTGGGAGTGTTGCGGAGCATTCGGAGCCGATGACTGGAATTTGAACATATACTTTAACTGCACTGATTCAAACCCAAGTCGAGAGAAATGTGGAGTTCCCTTTTCTTGTTGCACCAAAGATCCAGCGGTATGTCACGTCACATTTTACTATCTGTACCGTCAAGattcatgattttattttccatttgtaCAGTTATAGTGCCTGTCAATGTTTGTGCAGGCTTCTTGAGTCAGTGGTATGAAAcagaagaaataataatacgAAAAGAAGgctcacataataaaataaagtactCTTACATGCACTGCAGCATTTATAGGAGTGCACTTCACATATGACAACAAAAACTCCACCCAAAAAAAGCCATACCAAGAAAAATGGAGATACGGACCCCTCTTCTAGAATGTACCATGATCCACTTGTTTGTCCCGGGACTGGGGTTGTGGTGTGTATGGAACAGAGCAACAAAGGCCCTGTTTATTAACGTCCGTCCTCAGCGATCACAAGTGAAGACCACACGTGGACAGACGGCACTAAGTAtgtctgttcacacctggtattaaaatgtgtcttgGATGCATCTTCTGTGAGCACATGTGTGATCTGGCGTCCCTGCTCTTTATTCAACtacacactgacatcatcagCTTTATACTATCCTACATTGGCTTAATGGATTTATTAACAAAACCAGGCCTGTAGTCATGGTATAATTGAATTTCCTTTTATGGTGAAGAACAAGAGGCATATGGGTGTAACGTGCTGTTCTCATGTGTTAGGGGAATTTAAACTGAATAAGTCTCTGTTGAAAGTTTTACACTGCTGGCAGTTGGAGGACAAACTGTGAATGTCCTCCGTGAGACAGATAGCTGTGTTATCTGCATCCTCCAGCAGCCTGACTGACACGGTCAGCCACCGTGGCTAATTTCCAGCAGGACGTCCAGGCCTCAGAGTTCAGTCCTTTCCATCTCTGCCAGCACAGCAAAGTCTGAGAGCAGCTGGGACGACTTACCTTAAACCAAGGCTTTTTTCTGGCTTAAAAATGCTGTAACTGCAGTTGAACTGCTGTTGAAAGCAGTGACAGCACTCGGCTTCTGCGAAACAGACTTTCTTCCCTGTGATGAAGGTTgcgaaagcttttttttaatttgctgaCCCATGCAGGACATGCTCCTCTTAGAAGGTCATCCTCTCTGTGAGAAACACTTCATATCCTGTATGTGTTCAGCTATACAACAGCTACAACAAaccatttcaaatcaaatatttttttaaaaatatgtaaattgtTTGCATTGTACGCATTTaatgtaaagcacatttaaacaacattGCTTTAAAAGTAAATTTAGGGCAAGTTATTATAAGTCATATAGGTTACTAACTGCTGACTATTAAAGTGATAAATAGCTGCATCAAATAACCATAGAAAACcatatcatatttttttacttccctgctgtggacaaaacagtcagataaataacctttttttaaaggtttcaaACGTATGATTTGAAAtgttcaatgttttgttttgcattgtcCTAAAAGAGCAGAGGGTTGTCGGAATAGATGTGTGCATCATGCATAAGTTTCACATCTGTGCTTTGCCTTGTGGTCATAATATGTGACAAATAAAGTTATAAGGTCAagttttttaatattaattacatttacaaatacatCAGACTAAAATGGAGTTTTCAGGTCTGGTTGAATAACCCTGACCCCCATACTGCAGGCACTGGTGTAGTTCATGGAGGTCACTGTTGCTATAAAACCTCCCTGTGTGTCAGTGGTACAGTGGGTTGTCTTTCAACAGAGAGATAGAGGTTTTGATCCCAGATTCCTCCCTGGGCAAGAATCTTACATTCAAGTTGCCCAGTAGTGTGACTGGGTGTGATAGATGAGTGCTGGTCATACAGTAGATTTACTCTGTGATTGAATGTGTTTGGTGAATTGGCAGAAACTGTAGTGCaatgcagctttgagtggtcattaagaTTAGAAAAGTGTGttataaacacacatgatttGCTCTCTGGGGCCCAGACCTGTCATCTTCAGTCAagacactttattttcttttttccctacAGGAGGACGTCATCAACACTCAGTGTGGATACGACATCCGAGCAAAGACGGTGAGAAAacctcttttttaatttattttttaacctaCACTGAGACTCTcctgcacataaaaacacatgagtGTAAACTGTTCGTGCTTATTTTTATCCCGAGGCAGATTTATATGCCTTTATGGGGTCATCCGGTTCTCTACCATGGGCACaatattctttctttcactATGTTTCCAAACTCCTCACTCTTCACACTCCACACAGCAGCTGGCTCTGCCTCAGCTCTTTGGCTCCTGTGGTATTACTCATGCCACAGCAATGCAATGGAAATTGAGAATTGAGACCCCTCCCCCCCATCATTAGCTTAGGCCGTACTCCATAGAGTCAGGCATAATGTAAGGAATAGgccgtgtttgtttttcttgactttaAACGCAGGGGGAAAAGTGGAGCCAGAGCAGGAACACAGtaaactgagtgtgtgtttacaaccATGTATtatggcaaaataaaaaaaacctaaccTAATAACAGTCAGCAGTAGCAAACACACATCAACAAAGATAAATCATCAAAATTACactaacacaataacaaacattACACAGCCTAATGACAGAAACCTAGAACAACGATTTAGATTATAAATCCTTAAGAATTTGAGTTTGAGGGTTTGTTCTGTAGATTGTGTCAGGGAGCACAGaagtgaaattattattttttccaccTTCTGTTCACGCACTGAGGATGGAGAGTGTGTACAAGTGAGtcgtttttttaatgatgtgttttgttaCTGTTCCCTCCAGGACTCGGAGCAGCGGACGTTCATTTATATCAAAGGTTGTgttccacagtttgagaaatggCTTCAAGACAACCTGACAGTAGTGGCAGGGATCTTTATTGGTATAGCATTACTACAGGTGAGAAACAGTCTTAGCAGTTCCCTTTTACACATGAACTCTGTCAAATTTTCATTTAACTAacatgtctcttttctttttttattggtttcTGGATTCAGATTTTCGGCATCTGTTTAGCCCAGAACCTTGTTAGTGACATTGAAGCTGTGAGAGAGAGCTGGTGAGTATAAACAGTGTGTGGGAATAGTAACTATTACTCAATAATCAGTGAAACAGGCCCAAATCTGTGTTGATTGGGAACaacattaaaagaaatgttgacTGGTCACTAACTGACCTTGTTCAAACCTGAAATTAGCCTCCGTCCTGAGTGACTAGGTCTAAACGATCCCATCCTGAAGATCTGATCACATAAACCACATTCCAAGGTggtgtgaggacacatttgtccacattCCTGAACTGCATGCTCCCGACATCACATCACCCCTGTCCTCCAGAAGCTGCACTGTCCTCCCATCCTACAATGCATCCAGTTTCatgttgtcctcctcctcctcctcctcacacacaaacCCTTTCATAATCTGGTCCCCTCCTACGTCACTGACCTGTTCCACCATCACACGCCTACTCACAATCTCTGTTGATCTGTGTCAAACCTCGTCGCTGCACCACAATGAACCAATCTCTGAAACTGGGGTGATGCAGCTTTTTCAGTAACTGCCCTCTCTCTTTAGAAAGTCCCTCATCAAACCCATCAGAGATTGTAATTACCTTTCCTCTTCAAAACccacacattttttaatgtgcaaatactgtttgttttccatgtgaCATATTTGTTTAATATAATTGAAgttctttataaataaaattaattattattatcattaccaTTAACGACACTTGTCTGAGCTCATGTACAGTGCTTAACAGATGATTAGACCACCACCAACATAAAGTGCATACAAGGATGGacaatgtcttttcttttttttttaaacttaaatgaactctgttatttttaatgctaaaatataattattattgtccATGATTTTGActaaaagaataataaagtgcattattatttcttgattaagacgtcaaaatatagttatttacttgcattcctgaacaaaAAAGGTTGAATGTTATTCTTGAtttatttctgacttctcagagaagaaacCCAGTGAGCCGACTCACAAATAGGTATAACACTGTGAAttgagtttgtttttagttttaaagcagtttttctaaaaaataaggatttctaaaatactgatgttttctcttttttctatgacaggtggtctaataaatgtgttaagctctgtattcatttattttccgcACCTTTATTAACAGTTATCGACATATGATTGACTTTGAACCTCATGATTTGATCTGATGTGGTCACATGAGATGCAAccaggatgcattttaatgtcaggtgTAAACAGTCGTTCTTGGTTGTGATTGGATCACTGAGGATGGATGAAGTGCTGTTTGTATTTACaatgatataaaatgttcaATTTATCGGTTAACGAATGGCACAAAGGGGACACATACTGGCTGATCAAACACTTTGAGACTGTGCAACtctaatatgtatatttttaatattaccaCCACACAGTGTGGCAAAATGTGTGCTGATTTGATACATGTTACATGTTGATCATTCTTAAATCTGCCCCTTGTTTTGTGCAGTTTGTTTACCTAAGATCTCCACGGAGTCACCAAAGGCCAGAAGGATGTACCAGGTTTGTACTGTTTGATTTCATCACTAACATCGCTGTAGATGCGGTTGGGTGCCTTCTCTTTGACTTGTGTTTACAATAAACAACCCATATAAACACATTGTACAGTAGTACAGGTGAGCTCACTTTTCCTGATCCAAATGTACTTGcgtatactgcatatatatactgtgtatatatatatatatatatatacatatctatgtatatatacatatctatgtgtatattgtatatgtctatatatcacattttccttgcgtcatttagtctcttttgttgtgaaatcaacatgatatttttcatactgtatgtagatATAAATTGAGCAAAAATGAACATACAAAGGTCACTGTcgtagaagtcaaggaggtagcagcctatttagCCTAATGATGTAATCATTAATCATATTTCCAAtatacaataatacattttaaagtcaatatCAGCTATAATATTCTGCGTTCCTACTATGAAACAATCTcagtattctttttttcccccccgccTGTACACAATGTACAAATGGagtgtttgcctgtgttttgcagaaaagtaaaatagcAATTCTTTTTTGGGAGACGAGGCTATAAATATTTCTGTATCTTTGTTTCCACAGGACTCTGCAGTTTGGACACCAGCAATGAAGTGTGTCCATGAAGAGGAGTCTCATTCATGTGTACATAATAAATATTAGAGTTATTTTTAGAGTTATGTGTGGGCCTGTTTTTAAAATTAAGCGAAACCTCTGAGCTGTACTGTAGCGTCTTCATACAgtattattaaataaagaatGCAGCGTAGGCAGGTCACATTGTTTCTAAAAGTGCTGTGGGTTTTTCTGTCTCACAGCTGCAGTTTAAACACTGCATGGAATGGCTGAAGTGATTCTGGAAATGCACTGCATGCCTTTTGTCTCCTGGTAGGACATTGGCTCTCCTAACTGTGTTTCGTTCATGTaaagtattttaaaagaaatagtCACTAGAGAAAATTGGCTGGTTagcacttttttttggttttgttttgaatgtttaagGATCTACTTAAAGCTACAGAGAATTAACTTCAAATTTATGTCCACAATTTGGCAGCAGAATCTGAACTGAGGTGGACATAGTCGTATCATTGATGTTTGTAAAGTTTCTATGAGTTTGACAGTGAAAACCAAGTGAAAGAACAGTAGAATAACACATGGCATGTAAATAAGAAAACTCAGCCTTATGCACTTTAATCTTCATATGAAGTGACTATGCTCACTGCAGCCACTTAGATTTTGTCACACTTGTTATTTTAGTCGAGCCTTGGCCACTAGAGGGGGCACTTTGAAGCTGCGTATGTATCTCCATGGTGCTCCACACTTATACACATTAATCTTAAATTTAACCAGAGGCAGCGCGACAGAAAAACAGCATCATCTTCATTTCTATGGTCAAATGATTATGAATTCTTGTTGTGAAATCTATCGATGAACCCTGTTTCACTGGAGAATTAGGATTCAAGCTAATGTCAAGGCTCATGAAGAAGAGGCACGCTGGTGGCCTTCACACAGATGTTCTCTCACCAGCAGTATTTCTACAAACTAAGATTCTGTTCATAGGTTTGGATTATTTTAAGTTATCATAACAGTGCCATCCATCATAGTATGAAACtaagaaaaacagtgatttcatgtgaagtaaaagaaatgttttcctgATTTACACGcttacatttgaaatgattcatgtaaaaaaagtgGCCATGtgtgaaaaatactttttattccTTTTGAAGTCTTCATATGATCGTTGGTGTTGACTGATCTCACTCTTTCTTACCACTCAGTGCCATACTTGCGTACTTTCTACAGACTCCTGATTTAAACTTTGTGTCTGTTTCATGATAAATGGATCGTGGCGActtgtaaatatactgtatatcttaataaatgtgtttgtttgtacgtttgtgttgtcatgtgatGTTTTAGTCTTCTCAACCAAACAAACGATTATAACTTTTCTTGTAATCATGTAGTTAAATTAGGCTTTTTTCATAGCAGGATGATGGTAATCCAGCACAAGTCTGGGAATCAATCCCTCCATGTGCACAGTGAAAACAGATTATACAGTAACAATAGATAAAAGCCTCtctgacacatttttcttttgatactaaagtacagtaaatgtcatatactttaatacttctaccaaagtcattttctggtaacataccaACATACTTTTTACcctttaaagtactttatataAGACTGGATATTTTTCACATCATATCAAAACACTATGTAAAGTTGGCAGGGACTAATCtagcacatttacatttatatgttCATTACTATGTATGCACTGTTCCATTTGAAATAAAACCCTAACCAttaccataaccagttaatgactaaacctaaccactattcaaatcttagctcgAAATTTAACCAGTTGAGGTcctgcctcatttggaccaggtttaggtctccatgaggactactggtcttgacaaggtcaatatgtatatatttatgacAAAAATTCCTAAAGAggtacaagaacacacacatgcacacacagattacAGATAATCTGTCATGTAAAGAAGATGTCCAGCACTGATAAGTGTGTATGTTTGCTGTGTTATCAAGAGCTGATTACAAACCTCTgatctgacctttgaccacatGCCTCAGTGTTATTTCCAGGCCTCACAGAGAACAACACTGATATAATTAATCTTCCtctcacactcattcattcatcttcagaGAATGCACTTTAGTTAGTTATGTTTccttattttatacattattttgatgatatGGTGTCACCCGACTCATACTTTTCTATTTACTGCTAGGAAGTTATGTTTTTGAACtcatttgtctctttatgtgcagaatagatctttttttttatttgccttaCCAAcggaaatgaaaacatcatgtCCACATATATGGATATGTGGATTATGGACATTTTATATGCAGTGCATATAAGATGTGTTCATTTGAACttgttacagtgtttttttgtgttgtccCTTACAAATAAACTAATATATAATGACATTTGTGAGGtcttaatgacattttctggggatgaAGATTACTGCCAAAGGATGAAATGATTCGATTTTTTTGTGGTCATCTTGTTGACGATCTGGATCCAGGATATTTTTCATCTGTTGACACTTGTAAAGCCAACGTCGCGGTGCAAACTAGCGGCAAGACAATAGCACGAGAGACTGGAGGGAAATATGGAGCAGAAGGAACTTTGAAGGTTAGATTAACTATGAAAGGATAACTGACAAAAATGTTAATCCTGTGAGATAGAGACAGGGCAGTACACTGACACTTTGAGCTCTCCAGGCATAGTTCTTACAGTAATACTGAGATTATATTTGCACATTGTCCACGAAAAAACCCCTTAAGCATATCGCTGCCCCTGTACTACCcagtatgtttgtgtatctgAATCATTAAATAATTGTACTGTAGCCCTGTCATTTTATATCATGTTATATTTTGATTCATTTGTAATTTCAGAGATATTCTCAGTGTTCActcctcactgtgtctctggCCATGACAGAAATGTGTCCAAAAGAAGCAGGACAGTGACATCAGAACTCTTATCTACCCCTGACAGATCAGCGTCCTCTCACTGCTGGAGGAGACGTGAGGGAGACGTCAGATAAGAAGAGCGgagttgatgtttgtgtgagttGGACGGGGATTGTAAAGACACATCAGATCTGATGTTGTTTCACTCTGTGTTCATTTTGTCTTGACATTTAACTTCCTGTGGAGAGGAAGAGGTCAATATTAGCAGATAAACACTGACACCCACTGGCTGCTCACACAAATGAACAATATTATGTTTTTCTGAATTGTGTTGTCCTTCAAAGGTTCAGTGATAAAATGCAATTATGTACATGTGTTACAAGTGTTATAATAAGTACTGTAAAATGTACTTCTGGAGATGATTGaacagtatatgtgtgttttttcctgacTTACTTTACAGattaaaattcaaacaaaaatgactatTGTGGTCGAAGGACTAAGAAATGTCACATAAAGGTGGACCAGATTAAATCAGACTCAAATAAGGGAGAGGAAATAGAGTCTCAGGGGATAAAAAATTAGAAAGAACTACCGCAAACCTTCATTTTATTGCAACAAAAGGAGTAAATATAACAACTGTAgtgaagaaattaaattaaataaatgtacgTACACACATcttcaaaaacatcatatagAAAATAAAGTTAGTAGTATCTTACTTCTTCGAAACGCTGAgttgtgattttgtttatttaaagaaatgtttgtgAAATGTCTATTTTATCACTGGTATCATGTTACAGAGAGTTTGAGTAAGTGTGAGGAAGTTGTCACTGATGAGAAATGATTAACGGTGGTGGCATTATTTAAGCACATTAGCACATTAAAAGGTCATTTCATGTGATAGGGGCCTTTAATCAAATCcacatccacccacccacccacacacacacacacacacacacgttgattAGCTGCATCTTGACACAGCTGcaacttttgtgtttgtgccttAAACCACTGTAACTTTATGAGAAATAGTCAAATTTCCATGTTGTGAAACATATTTCAGCTTCTGCTGCACGTGGCTTTAAATCTGCTCCTCCTTAAATGCTGTAATTTGAGCTGAGGGctggtttcacacacacacacacacacacatagagagacagCCCATTTCCTCCACAGATGATGACAAAGTACTGGCTGTTTATCCTGAGAAGAAATTAGGTGA from Solea senegalensis isolate Sse05_10M linkage group LG6, IFAPA_SoseM_1, whole genome shotgun sequence harbors:
- the LOC122770858 gene encoding tetraspanin-5 — translated: MMSGKHFKAHEVSCCIKYFIFGFNIIFWFLGVAFLGIGLWAWSEKGVLSNISSITDLGGFDPVWLFLVVGGVMFILGFAGCIGALRENSFLLKFFSVFLGIIFFLELTAGVLAFVFKDWIKDQLNFFINNNIRAYRDDIDLQNLIDFTQEYWECCGAFGADDWNLNIYFNCTDSNPSREKCGVPFSCCTKDPAEDVINTQCGYDIRAKTDSEQRTFIYIKGCVPQFEKWLQDNLTVVAGIFIGIALLQIFGICLAQNLVSDIEAVRESCLFT